One Candidatus Limnocylindrales bacterium genomic region harbors:
- a CDS encoding iron-sulfur cluster assembly accessory protein, with product MTERIVELTPLAVEKVLAARAEEGHGSDHGLRLSVTKGGCSGYEYSVKFAAQPVEGDRVFETGGIRVFVAADSEELLRGTVLDYVDGLSGAGLRFVNPNAAHECGCGSSFAAGTADAPGSSGSAARG from the coding sequence ATGACAGAACGCATCGTCGAACTCACACCGCTGGCCGTCGAGAAGGTCCTTGCCGCGCGCGCCGAGGAAGGCCACGGCAGCGACCATGGCCTGCGCCTCAGCGTCACCAAGGGCGGCTGCTCTGGTTATGAGTATTCCGTGAAGTTCGCGGCTCAACCCGTTGAAGGCGACAGGGTTTTTGAGACCGGTGGCATTCGCGTCTTTGTCGCCGCCGACAGCGAGGAGCTGCTGCGCGGAACGGTGCTCGACTACGTCGACGGCCTGTCCGGGGCCGGGCTTCGCTTCGTCAATCCGAACGCGGCCCACGAATGCGGCTGCGGATCTTCGTTCGCGGCCGGGACGGCCGATGCGCCGGGCTCCTCGGGCTCAGCGGCTCGCGGCTGA
- a CDS encoding DUF4149 domain-containing protein, with protein sequence MSSVVETESVRAGSRPASSARTAAASSPASSPWLISIYLSSLALWVGAAAFFSGAVLPALFMNLEPHHAGEIAALIFPIYFDAGLVAGVITTAAAAGIAARGERRWKIAFGVLVVMTVAQAWSALVVFPEIARLRGVDSEVARFQDLHHLSVRLNGVVLCGGILLLAASGLMLARRRDGA encoded by the coding sequence ATGTCGTCTGTCGTCGAGACGGAATCGGTCCGAGCAGGGTCGCGCCCTGCGTCGTCTGCCCGGACAGCTGCCGCGTCATCTCCGGCGTCATCTCCGTGGCTGATCTCGATCTATCTCTCCTCGCTCGCGCTGTGGGTCGGCGCGGCAGCGTTCTTCTCCGGCGCGGTTCTGCCTGCGCTGTTCATGAATCTGGAGCCGCATCACGCCGGCGAAATCGCTGCGCTGATCTTTCCGATCTATTTCGACGCCGGTCTCGTTGCGGGCGTGATCACGACGGCTGCCGCGGCAGGAATCGCAGCACGCGGTGAGCGCCGGTGGAAGATCGCGTTCGGCGTGCTGGTCGTCATGACGGTTGCGCAGGCGTGGTCGGCGCTGGTGGTCTTTCCGGAGATCGCGCGCCTTCGCGGCGTCGATTCCGAAGTCGCGCGCTTCCAGGATCTCCACCATCTTTCGGTGCGGCTGAACGGCGTCGTGCTGTGCGGCGGCATCCTCCTGCTCGCCGCCAGCGGCCTCATGCTCGCGAGACGCCGTGACGGCGCCTGA
- a CDS encoding DUF481 domain-containing protein, whose translation MIGHRGIAAAFVGLLLVAPPAHADRLVAGGTTLNGKVTSVTTAGVEFQLEFAKDPFLVPWKNIEDLSTESTYHVLYGDEGAADSQIRSYHDGQLLVGDIAVDPKVLVSATVQTGETPGLRESVRSAMRYWHGSFDFGLNVQQATNDTFGVFFAIHTLRAKGPTRLIMGADYRYANENPPDEDKRSTKDSAAAIVRGEYDITKNIFAYASTDALYDSIQNLSLRAVPKLGAGYVIWQREPKENVRDFFQVEAGAGWVYEKYIENDPKPDDDYFTIALGAAAAALLPRAITVDWRFDYLPNVTDFSDYVIRTGAGLSALVIEPLSLRIGITDVYDSTPSGDSDKNSLNLDTTLSVGW comes from the coding sequence ATGATCGGACATCGCGGAATCGCAGCAGCTTTCGTGGGGCTGCTTCTCGTGGCGCCACCCGCGCACGCAGACCGTCTGGTCGCCGGCGGTACGACTCTCAACGGGAAGGTGACTTCCGTGACCACGGCCGGAGTCGAGTTCCAGCTCGAGTTTGCGAAGGACCCGTTCCTCGTGCCGTGGAAAAACATCGAGGACCTTTCGACCGAATCCACCTACCACGTGCTCTACGGCGACGAAGGCGCGGCCGACTCGCAGATCCGCAGCTATCACGACGGCCAGCTGCTCGTCGGGGACATTGCGGTCGATCCGAAGGTGCTGGTCTCGGCAACCGTTCAGACCGGCGAGACGCCGGGGCTTCGCGAGAGCGTGCGAAGCGCGATGCGCTACTGGCACGGCAGCTTCGACTTCGGCCTCAACGTGCAGCAGGCGACCAACGATACGTTCGGAGTGTTCTTCGCCATCCATACCCTGCGTGCGAAGGGTCCGACTCGCCTCATCATGGGCGCGGACTACCGGTATGCGAACGAGAACCCGCCGGACGAGGACAAGCGTTCGACCAAGGATTCGGCCGCGGCGATCGTGCGCGGCGAGTACGACATCACCAAGAACATCTTCGCGTATGCGTCGACCGATGCACTTTACGACTCGATCCAGAACCTCAGCCTGCGGGCGGTCCCCAAGCTCGGCGCCGGCTATGTCATCTGGCAGCGCGAGCCGAAAGAGAACGTTCGCGACTTCTTCCAGGTCGAGGCGGGCGCAGGCTGGGTCTACGAGAAGTACATCGAGAACGACCCCAAGCCCGACGACGACTATTTCACGATCGCGCTCGGTGCGGCGGCGGCCGCGCTGCTGCCTCGCGCCATCACCGTCGACTGGCGCTTCGACTACCTGCCGAACGTGACCGACTTCAGCGACTACGTGATCCGAACCGGCGCCGGCCTTTCCGCGCTGGTGATCGAGCCGCTGAGTCTTCGCATCGGCATCACCGACGTCTACGACAGCACGCCGTCGGGCGACTCGGACAAGAACAGTCTCAACCTGGACACCACGCTGTCAGTCGGCTGGTAG
- a CDS encoding HAD family hydrolase, whose product MTAPDVLIFDLFGTLVFFDDSRVPTMEISGRRIPMTIRGLPQILTELLPAVPIEEFLRELRTASLAVIEEKRRAGIEIPTRVRFERTLARFGLGEPIATVAARQMAELHMDTLARSVVCPPGRPELLSRLAKSHRLALLSNFDDGATARRVLAEAGLAPYFEVIVISEEEGLRKPVREIFERACSRMGAAPGDCLYIGDTLVEDIEGAHGAGLSALWVRPETDEAQAASPAVAVLADVDALPGWLSREKIGDRH is encoded by the coding sequence GTGACGGCGCCTGACGTCCTCATCTTCGACCTGTTCGGCACGCTGGTGTTCTTCGACGACTCGCGCGTCCCGACGATGGAGATCTCCGGGCGACGCATCCCGATGACGATTCGCGGGCTGCCGCAGATTCTCACGGAGCTTCTGCCTGCCGTTCCGATCGAGGAATTCCTGCGCGAGCTGCGCACGGCCTCGCTGGCCGTGATCGAAGAAAAGCGGCGCGCCGGGATCGAGATTCCGACGCGCGTACGCTTCGAACGGACGCTTGCGCGCTTCGGGCTGGGCGAGCCGATCGCCACGGTCGCTGCGCGGCAGATGGCCGAGCTGCACATGGATACGCTCGCGCGTTCCGTCGTCTGTCCGCCCGGGCGGCCGGAGCTGCTCTCGCGGCTGGCGAAGTCGCATCGCCTGGCGCTGCTGTCGAACTTCGACGACGGAGCGACCGCGAGGCGCGTGCTCGCGGAGGCAGGCCTTGCGCCGTATTTCGAAGTGATCGTGATCTCGGAAGAGGAGGGGCTTCGAAAACCGGTGCGCGAGATCTTCGAGCGCGCGTGCAGCCGCATGGGCGCCGCGCCCGGCGACTGTCTCTACATCGGCGACACGCTCGTCGAAGACATCGAGGGTGCGCATGGCGCCGGGCTTTCGGCCTTGTGGGTCCGGCCCGAAACTGACGAAGCGCAGGCCGCGTCACCTGCCGTTGCTGTTCTCGCCGATGTCGATGCGCTTCCCGGCTGGCTTTCGAGAGAAAAAATCGGGGACAGACACTGA
- a CDS encoding RluA family pseudouridine synthase, which translates to MRPTVFRLIAARDAERVDRLICDETGHGRRAVRTWLREGRVRINGHVATAAQPVGAGSEIVIDPTGEAQGKVVSENDDRAASDGLVAGLNADNLHVVFESEDIVVVAKPAGVHSERGKSEPSLAGLLEQRYGDLSGIGDRAAEAGLVHRLDRDTSGVVVAARTRPVYRALRREFSRGATAKQYLALVRGRLAAQDIDLPLVQRGAHAAIAGPRDQGMDAFTSARPLETGGDWTLVLAELITGAMHQVRCHLAAIGHPLFGDPLYGGDRLADSPREGQLLHALRVRIGTGIDVTVGPPQDFLAAYAALRRRGR; encoded by the coding sequence ATGCGGCCCACCGTTTTTCGTCTCATCGCTGCGCGCGATGCGGAGCGCGTCGATCGCCTCATCTGTGACGAAACCGGCCATGGCCGGCGCGCGGTACGGACGTGGCTGAGAGAAGGACGCGTCCGCATCAATGGTCATGTTGCGACGGCAGCGCAGCCGGTCGGCGCGGGCAGCGAGATCGTGATCGACCCGACAGGCGAAGCTCAGGGGAAGGTTGTTTCAGAGAACGACGACCGCGCGGCGAGCGACGGCCTCGTAGCCGGCCTCAACGCCGACAACCTGCACGTCGTCTTTGAATCGGAAGACATCGTCGTGGTCGCGAAACCCGCAGGTGTGCATTCGGAGCGCGGCAAGTCCGAGCCGAGCCTTGCCGGTCTTCTCGAGCAGCGCTACGGCGACCTGTCGGGCATCGGCGATCGTGCCGCCGAGGCGGGGCTCGTCCATCGTCTCGATCGCGATACGTCGGGCGTCGTCGTTGCGGCCCGCACGCGCCCCGTCTACCGCGCGCTGAGGCGCGAGTTCTCACGGGGCGCGACAGCCAAGCAGTACCTCGCGCTGGTCCGCGGCCGGCTCGCCGCGCAGGACATCGATCTGCCGCTCGTGCAGCGCGGCGCGCATGCTGCGATTGCCGGCCCACGCGATCAGGGAATGGATGCATTTACATCGGCACGGCCGCTCGAGACGGGAGGCGACTGGACGCTCGTGCTCGCGGAGTTGATTACCGGTGCGATGCACCAGGTGCGCTGCCATCTCGCAGCAATCGGTCATCCGCTTTTCGGTGATCCGCTCTATGGCGGCGACCGGCTCGCAGACAGTCCGCGCGAAGGACAGCTCCTTCACGCGCTGCGTGTCCGGATCGGGACGGGGATCGACGTGACGGTGGGACCGCCGCAGGATTTCCTCGCGGCGTACGCGGCGCTTCGCCGGCGCGGGCGCTGA
- the queG gene encoding tRNA epoxyqueuosine(34) reductase QueG, protein MRSAARRLGFAACGLTGTEDLDCGPILADWLEAGRHGDMDYLATMHERRLRPRLALEGARSAIVVAWSYSAPLPQDPDWRELLRGRVAAYAIGPDYHAHVADKLRTLARWIAERTGCESVVHVDGGPLVEKDLARRAGLGWYGRNTNLVRPGIGSTFVLGVIVTRAELAADPSFAADHCGTCRACVPACPTGALDSGPTIDARLCISYLTIEHRGPVPTALRSRMGNWVFGCDACQDVCPWNEESTAPNALARPWLPGWLAMTEEEFRANFSGTALIRPKRRGLARNAAIVLGNTGNPAAVPFLARALESHDEPIVRAHAAWSLGAIATADAHAALRGSYSRERVPPVRREIEAAIGVTTSSPANAI, encoded by the coding sequence GTGCGGAGCGCAGCGAGAAGGCTCGGATTTGCCGCCTGCGGCCTGACCGGTACGGAAGACCTCGACTGCGGACCCATCCTCGCCGACTGGCTCGAAGCCGGCCGCCACGGCGACATGGACTACCTGGCGACGATGCACGAGCGGCGGCTCAGGCCGCGATTGGCTCTCGAGGGCGCGCGCTCCGCGATCGTCGTCGCGTGGTCGTATTCGGCTCCCCTGCCCCAGGATCCGGACTGGCGGGAGCTGCTTCGCGGGCGCGTGGCCGCGTATGCGATCGGGCCGGATTACCACGCGCACGTCGCTGACAAGCTTCGCACGCTGGCCAGATGGATCGCCGAGCGCACCGGCTGCGAATCGGTCGTCCACGTCGACGGCGGCCCGCTCGTCGAGAAAGATCTCGCGCGCCGCGCCGGCCTCGGCTGGTACGGTCGCAACACCAACCTGGTCCGGCCCGGCATCGGCTCGACGTTCGTGCTCGGAGTGATCGTCACGCGCGCCGAGCTCGCCGCGGATCCTTCGTTCGCGGCCGATCACTGCGGAACGTGCCGCGCGTGCGTTCCGGCGTGCCCGACCGGCGCGCTCGACAGTGGACCGACGATCGATGCACGCCTGTGCATCTCGTACCTGACCATCGAGCATCGCGGCCCCGTCCCGACCGCGCTGCGCAGCCGGATGGGCAACTGGGTTTTCGGCTGCGACGCGTGCCAGGACGTCTGTCCGTGGAACGAAGAGAGTACGGCGCCGAACGCGCTCGCGAGACCGTGGCTTCCCGGCTGGCTCGCGATGACGGAAGAAGAGTTCCGCGCAAACTTCTCGGGCACCGCGCTGATTCGACCGAAGCGCCGCGGCCTCGCCCGCAATGCCGCCATTGTGCTCGGCAACACGGGCAACCCCGCCGCCGTGCCGTTCCTCGCACGTGCCCTCGAGTCCCACGACGAGCCGATCGTCAGAGCCCACGCGGCGTGGTCGCTGGGAGCAATCGCTACTGCCGATGCGCACGCGGCACTGAGAGGTTCGTACTCGCGCGAGCGAGTCCCGCCCGTGCGTCGCGAGATCGAAGCCGCCATCGGCGTCACAACGTCGTCGCCGGCGAACGCGATTTGA
- a CDS encoding rRNA adenine N-6-methyltransferase family protein, with translation MQANLRDGDSVVLIDRRGRRYLKRLKSGHRMTIRSTVLACDRLIGLPDGSRVGGDRDEEFHVFLPGYAELVPLFERSAEPIFAKDAGLIITRGDIRPGQTVLEIGAGCGALSMALLRAVGPTGQLVTYEIRENFAAEARRNVERYEGPAPAWTIRIRDASTGLDERDVDRIVIDIPDAISVLAAAADALRDGGILVAFSPTVLQVRDIHDAVFTSGALGYAETYEVLERSWHVDAQSVRPDHRMIAHTGFITIARRLAR, from the coding sequence ATGCAGGCCAACCTCCGCGACGGCGATTCCGTCGTACTGATCGACCGCCGGGGGCGCCGGTACCTGAAACGGCTCAAGTCCGGGCACCGTATGACCATTCGCTCGACGGTCCTGGCCTGCGATCGTCTCATCGGGCTGCCCGACGGCTCGCGCGTCGGGGGCGACCGCGACGAGGAGTTCCACGTCTTCCTGCCCGGCTACGCCGAGCTCGTTCCGCTGTTCGAACGCTCGGCCGAGCCGATTTTCGCGAAGGACGCCGGCCTGATCATCACCCGCGGCGACATCCGACCGGGACAGACCGTCCTCGAGATCGGGGCCGGCTGCGGTGCGCTGTCGATGGCGCTGCTGCGGGCGGTCGGTCCGACCGGCCAGCTCGTGACGTACGAAATCCGTGAAAACTTCGCGGCCGAGGCCCGCCGCAACGTAGAGCGCTACGAAGGCCCCGCGCCGGCCTGGACGATCCGCATCCGCGACGCATCCACGGGCCTCGACGAGCGCGACGTCGACCGCATCGTCATCGACATTCCGGATGCGATCTCGGTGCTTGCTGCGGCGGCTGACGCGCTACGCGACGGCGGAATCCTGGTCGCATTCTCGCCGACGGTCCTGCAGGTGCGCGACATCCACGATGCCGTATTCACGTCCGGCGCGCTCGGCTATGCCGAAACCTACGAAGTGCTCGAGCGGAGCTGGCACGTCGACGCGCAGAGCGTGCGTCCGGATCATCGCATGATCGCGCATACCGGGTTCATCACGATCGCCAGACGGCTCGCACGCTGA
- a CDS encoding sugar phosphate nucleotidyltransferase, giving the protein MTIRSEGSAAATKAAQRGRVLASAKRERVVEQSRRFAVIMAGGSGTRFWPWSREARPKQLLQLTTDRSMLAETVGRLEGFVPKRNILIVVGLKHRRQVLAELSGIDAGQVLAEPVGRNTAACIGWATSEILSRCADAVTAVFSADHLVGDRKAFLRDLEAAYALADRRRCLVTFGVAPGTPETGYGYIKAGRALERGSTACEVAAFVEKPNPATARRYVASGKYFWNAGIFVWRADVIAEEIARHLPALAAGLDRMNKHRRRGVVPAAAVERAYGGLPAISIDYGVLEKSDRVAMLPASFPWSDIGSWDAVSALWPADRNGNSSRDPMLAIEASGNLVATRGKPVVLLGVDGIVVVDAGDALLVCDRKRCQDVKMVSGLLEKAGLGNLR; this is encoded by the coding sequence GTGACCATTCGCAGCGAAGGATCGGCGGCGGCCACCAAGGCCGCGCAGCGCGGACGCGTGCTGGCGAGCGCGAAGCGTGAACGTGTGGTGGAGCAGTCACGGCGCTTCGCCGTCATCATGGCGGGCGGAAGCGGAACCCGCTTCTGGCCGTGGAGCCGTGAAGCCCGCCCGAAGCAGCTTCTCCAGCTGACGACCGATCGCTCGATGCTCGCGGAAACCGTCGGGCGCCTCGAAGGGTTCGTCCCGAAGCGCAACATCCTCATCGTCGTCGGCCTCAAGCATCGGAGGCAGGTGCTCGCCGAGCTCTCCGGCATCGATGCGGGACAGGTTCTTGCGGAGCCGGTGGGACGCAATACGGCGGCCTGCATCGGATGGGCCACGTCCGAAATCCTTTCGAGATGCGCCGACGCCGTCACGGCCGTGTTTTCGGCCGATCACCTGGTCGGCGACCGGAAGGCGTTCCTGCGTGATCTCGAGGCCGCTTATGCTCTTGCCGACCGGCGTCGATGCCTCGTCACGTTCGGGGTCGCGCCGGGAACGCCCGAGACCGGATACGGCTACATCAAGGCCGGCCGCGCGCTCGAGCGGGGCTCGACGGCATGCGAGGTCGCTGCCTTTGTCGAGAAGCCGAACCCTGCAACCGCGCGGCGTTACGTTGCCAGTGGAAAGTACTTCTGGAATGCCGGCATCTTCGTCTGGCGGGCCGATGTCATCGCCGAGGAGATCGCCCGGCACTTGCCGGCGCTCGCGGCCGGTCTCGACAGGATGAACAAGCACCGGCGGCGCGGCGTCGTTCCTGCCGCCGCCGTCGAGCGGGCGTATGGCGGACTTCCGGCAATCTCGATCGACTACGGCGTGCTCGAAAAGAGTGACCGCGTCGCGATGCTGCCGGCGTCGTTCCCCTGGTCGGACATCGGCAGCTGGGATGCGGTCTCCGCGCTCTGGCCGGCCGACCGGAACGGCAACAGCTCGCGCGATCCGATGCTCGCCATCGAGGCCAGCGGCAACCTCGTCGCTACCCGTGGCAAGCCGGTCGTGCTTCTTGGTGTGGATGGGATCGTGGTGGTCGACGCCGGCGACGCGCTGCTGGTCTGCGACCGCAAGCGATGCCAGGACGTGAAAATGGTCTCCGGTCTTCTGGAAAAGGCAGGACTCGGAAATCTGCGATGA
- the nadA gene encoding quinolinate synthase NadA, translating to MTTGQAPGAQRTAESLLEQFRPLGQETTYDEEGCRRIEELVREITELKREKNAVILAHNYQRPEIFEVADFVGDSLELARKGRDVGESTIVLCGVHFMAETAKILAPHKRVLIPDARAGCSLADSVDADALVERRDELRKAFPDLLVISYVNTTAAVKAVTDICCTSSNAVKIVNAAPTQNVLFVPDRNLAAYVAANTTKNVIAWDGDCYVHHQIRPDVIRKVREARPGIRVVAHPECRADVLAEADAVLSTSGMIQYAKENDAPEFLIVTECGLSDRLLLEVPEKKFYKACQLCRYMKMITLEGTRDSLRDGKDEIHLSEEICRRAKASLDRMLELS from the coding sequence ATGACGACTGGCCAAGCACCCGGCGCTCAGCGCACGGCGGAATCACTCCTCGAGCAGTTCCGTCCGCTCGGCCAGGAAACGACTTACGACGAAGAAGGCTGCCGCCGGATCGAGGAGCTCGTCCGCGAGATCACCGAACTCAAGCGCGAGAAGAACGCCGTCATCCTCGCCCACAATTACCAGCGGCCGGAGATCTTCGAGGTCGCCGATTTCGTCGGCGACTCGCTCGAGCTGGCCCGCAAGGGTCGCGACGTCGGCGAGAGCACGATCGTGCTTTGCGGCGTGCACTTCATGGCCGAGACCGCCAAGATCCTCGCGCCGCACAAGCGCGTGCTCATTCCGGATGCGCGCGCCGGCTGCTCGCTCGCCGACAGCGTCGACGCCGACGCGCTCGTCGAAAGGCGCGACGAGCTTCGCAAGGCGTTTCCCGATCTGCTGGTGATCTCGTACGTGAACACGACGGCGGCCGTGAAGGCCGTCACCGACATCTGCTGCACGTCGTCGAACGCGGTCAAAATCGTCAACGCCGCGCCAACCCAGAACGTGCTGTTCGTTCCCGACCGGAACCTGGCCGCGTACGTTGCCGCGAATACGACCAAGAACGTCATCGCGTGGGACGGCGACTGCTACGTCCACCACCAGATCCGTCCCGACGTGATCCGCAAGGTGCGCGAAGCACGCCCGGGGATCCGCGTCGTCGCGCACCCGGAATGCCGCGCCGACGTTCTCGCCGAAGCCGATGCCGTGCTCAGCACGAGCGGGATGATCCAGTATGCGAAGGAAAACGACGCGCCGGAGTTCCTGATCGTCACCGAATGCGGCCTGTCCGATCGGCTGCTTCTCGAGGTGCCGGAGAAGAAGTTCTACAAGGCGTGCCAGCTTTGCCGGTACATGAAGATGATCACGCTCGAAGGTACGCGGGACTCACTCCGCGACGGCAAGGACGAGATTCATCTGTCGGAAGAGATCTGTAGACGCGCGAAGGCTTCACTCGACCGGATGCTCGAGCTGAGCTGA